A genome region from Scomber japonicus isolate fScoJap1 chromosome 15, fScoJap1.pri, whole genome shotgun sequence includes the following:
- the sall3b gene encoding sal-like protein 3b, which translates to MSRRKQAKPQHLKSDEEAPQTGLLRKNGLTEGVEREETSGVEGHHSSEETHICDKCCAEFFTWTELSEHQKVCTEDPLVLIVKDNEGMHVPEESPIGPSPVPSIASSDSSAVESTDAGFELGETLVNDSDSLDNLEEGREREEAMELEHCPQDKYTTTSSPQPTDSAEPTSPQMSAAGSYSRPSTNVTLEILHSTRVAVAQFSQGINSSGTGGKAASAAIPVILEHLLALQQQQVHQLQLIEQICSQVAIMNRQPTQAALNPMSRSLSLAPTPFPSQGIIPPPILPLSGTMPSTINGQAAVSLSSALEKSQSLSSQTVCGHSTFRDVTCTSASSEKSAPPLSSCSSSSSISTLLPPYTGSHTSSLSCTQTLSSSSPLSLGQSSLLSSSSSLPFLPQSPPSSVIFPNPLASIAATANALDPLAALMKHRKGKLPSVSLFETKPSPEDPFFKHKCRFCAKVFGSDSALQIHLRSHTGERPFKCNICGNRFSTKGNLKVHFQRHKEKYPHVQMNPYPVPEYLDNVPTSSGIPYGMSIPPEKPVSSWLDNKPVVATLSGSIGLPLSSSVTSTGGSNDPVSVTPSIKSPYQSATGECVSLSPNHRGSEANFSPVSESPQSNRETEASNILKTEGVHLPQNCTLRLRANPVTEATSTTIPSVATTPEPVTSASPVSNSPPLSLNSEESKFTAGGLMDSMQTSETSKLQQLVENIDKKITDPNQCVLCHRVLSCQSALKMHYRIHTGERPFKCKVCGRAFTTKGNLKTHIGVHRENPPVQVQHSCPICQKKFTNAVVLQQHIRMHMVGQIPDSTLVDGLQEMDGDVCINEKNFDSLSSNGNDLNDDISMEDDNEEEEEEVENMEEGVNLFKPVSFVCISPPKSSAVVSSIAALENQMRMIDSTVSLNHSFGIQSLTNGFNDSRQLNTKGSLSEKRVESFSANSPNVSESSYSPGVSASPIQSNSEGMMVRSPSRESLAASVKREQPESPNSASAASAAQELRGIQPGKLCVKEETPYSTSLQLSRERGQTIPSLVTSTSSGMIKTEVNGHSQSNNLTEGQHPPFSVHIPAAYPSVVSPGMTSLLGAAPPRRTPKQHNCNACGKNFSSASALQIHERTHTGEKPFVCSICGRAFTTKGNLKVHMGTHMWNNAPARRGRRLSVENPMALLGGEAMKFGEMFQKDLAARAMNVDPGFWNRYATAITNSLAMKNNEISVIQNRGISQLHPMTAGMDRVSTAGSPITSLNKTGMDLGNNRHFSMLIDDSKEIGIN; encoded by the exons ATGTCCCGCCGCAAGCAAGCCAAGCCGCAGCACCTCAAGTCAGACGAAGAAGCGCCACAGACCGGACTGCTGCGTAAAAATG GCCTCACAGAAGGTgttgagagagaggagactAGTGGAGTTGAGGGTCACCACAGCAGtgaagaaacacacatttgtgaCAAATGCTGTGCTGAGTTCTTCACTTGGACTGAACTGAGTGAACATCAGAAAGTCTGCACTGAGGATCCCTTGGTGCTGATAGTGAAGGACAATGAGGGGATGCATGTTCCTGAGGAATCTCCTATCGGACCCTCTCCAGTCCCTAGCATCGCATCCAGTGACTCGTCTGCAGTCGAGTCAACAGACGCTGGCTTTGAGCTGGGAGAGACGCTGGTGAACGACAGTGACAGCCTGGATAATttagaggaagggagagagcgGGAAGAAGCCATGGAGCTCGAGCATTGCCCGCAGGACAAATACACTACAACCTCCAGCCCTCAGCCTACAGATTCAGCTGAGCCCACATCACCCCAGATGTCAGCTGCTGGCAGCTACAGCCGGCCGAGTACAAATGTGACGTTGGAGATCCTTCATAGTACCAGGGTGGCTGTTGCACAGTTCTCCCAGGGGATCAACAGCAGTGGCACTGGAGGAAAGGCAGCTTCAGCAGCCATCCCAGTGATCCTGGAACACCTGCTAGCTCTCCAGCAACAACAGGTCCACCAGCTGCAGCTTATTGAGCAGATCTGCAGCCAGGTAGCCATCATGAACAGACAACCAACCCAGGCAGCGTTAAATCCAATGTCCAGATCCCTGTCTCTAGCACCTACCCCTTTCCCATCCCAAGGCATCATCCCTCCTCCAATCCTGCCACTGTCAGGAACGATGCCCTCAACCATCAATGGACAGGCTGCTGTTTCTTTGTCGTCTGCGCTTGAAAAGTCACAAAGTCTCTCCTCACAAACTGTATGTGGGCATTCCACCTTTAGAGACGTTACATGTACCTCAGCCTCCTCAGAAAAATCAGCCCCACCTctttccagctgcagcagcagcagcagcatctccaCATTATTGCCTCCATATACAGGCTCACACACGTCCAGCCTTAGCTGTACTCAGACACTGAGCTCCTCCAGCCCACTCTCCCTGGGGCAGAGTAGTCTCCTCAGCTCATCCTCTAGCCTGCCATTTCTACCTCAGAGCCCCCCAAGCAGTGTCATTTTTCCCAATCCCTTGGCTAGCATTGCCGCCACAGCTAATGCACTTGACCCTCTTGCAGCCCTGATGAAGCACAGGAAAGGAAAACTGCCTAGCGTGTCCCTGTTCGAAACGAAGCCCAGCCCAGAGGATCCCTTCTTCAAGCATAAATGCAGGTTCTGTGCCAAAGTGTTTGGCAGCGACAGTGCTCTGCAGATCCACCTGCGCTCCCATACAGGAGAGCGGCCCTTCAAATGCAACATCTGTGGCAATCGCTTTTCCACAAAAGGGAACTTAAAGGTGCACTTCCAGAGGCATAAAGAGAAGTATCCTCATGTCCAGATGAACCCATACCCTGTGCCAGAATATCTAGACAATGTGCCAACAAGTTCTGGGATTCCCTATGGGATGTCCATCCCCCCAGAAAAACCTGTCTCCTCATGGCTGGATAACAAACCTGTTGTAGCAACTTTGTCAGGCTCAATAGGTCTTCCGCTTTCCTCCAGTGTTACCAGTACTGGAGGCTCAAATGACCCTGTAAGTGTAACACCATCCATTAAATCTCCCTACCAGTCAGCTACTGGTGAATGTGTATCTTTGTCACCTAACCACAGAGGCAGTGAGGCTAATTTCTCTCCTGTTTCAGAGTCTCCGCAGTCTAACCGTGAGACAGAAGCATCCAATATACTGAAAACCGAGGGGGTACACCTGCCTCAAAACTGTACCCTGAGACTGAGAGCCAACCCAGTAACAGAGGCAACCAGCACCACAATCCCATCTGTGGCCACCACACCTGAACCTGTCACTTCAGCATCACCGGTCTCCAACTCTCCACCTCTCTCATTAAACTCCGAAGAAAGTAAATTCACAGCAGGTGGCCTCATGGACTCTATGCAAACATCTGAAACCTCAAAGCTTCAGCAGCTGGTGGAGAATATTGATAAAAAGATAACAGACCCCAACCAGTGCGTCCTCTGTCACCGTGTCCTTAGCTGTCAGAGTGCGCTGAAGATGCACTACCGCATTCACACTGGTGAGAGGCcctttaaatgtaaagtttgtGGCAGGGCTTTCACCACCAAAGGCAACCTAAAGACTCACATTGGCGTTCACAGAGAAAATCCACCAGTTCAAGTGCAACATTCATGTCCCATATGCCAGAAGAAGTTCACCAACGCTGTTGTTCTTCAGCAGCATATCCGTATGCATATGGTTGGGCAGATTCCAGACTCAACTCTGGTGGACGGGCTGCAGGAGATGGATGGTGACGTCTGTATCAATGAGAAGAACTTTGACAGTCTCAGCAGCAATGGAAATGACCTCAATGATGATATTTCCATGGAGGATGataatgaagaggaggaagaggaggtagaaAATATGGAGGAAGGTGTGAATCTGTTTAAACCAGTGAGCTTTGTTTGCATTTCGCCTCCTAAGTCCTCTGCTGTTGTTTCAAGTATAGCAGCCCTGGAGAACCAAATGAGGATGATTGACTCCACAGTAAGCCTAAACCACTCCTTTGGTATTCAATCTCTGACAAATGGTTTTAATGACAGCCGCCAACTCAATACTAAAGGCTCTTTATCAGAGAAAAGGGTGGAGAGTTTTAGTGCAAACAGCCCAAATGTGTCCGAATCCTCCTATTCACCTGGTGTTTCAGCGTCTCCTATTCAAAGCAACTCAGAAGGCATGATGGTGAGATCACCATCTCGAGAGTCTTTGGCAGCCTCAGTGAAGAGAGAACAACCTGAGTCTCCAAACTCTGCATCAGCAGCTTCAGCGGCCCAAGAGCTGAGAGGAATACAGCCGGGCAAACTATGTGTGAAAGAAGAGACTCCTTATAGTACGTCACTCCAactgagcagagaaagag GTCAAACCATTCCCAGTCTGGTTACCAGCACATCATCAGGCATGATAAAAACGGAGGTGAACGGTCACAGTCAGTCAAACAACCTGACCGAAGGGCAGCACCCACCTTTCAGTGTCCACATCCCTGCAGCTTATCCATCAGTCGTCAGCCCAGGAATGACCTCCCTGCTCGGCGCTGCGCCTCCTCGCCGAACACCGAAGCAGCACAACTGCAACGCCTGTGGAAAGAACTTCTCGTCAGCCAGCGCCCTTCAGATCCACGAGCGCACACACACCGGCGAAAAACCATTTGTCTGCTCCATCTGTGGCAGAGCTTTCACAACTAAAGGCAATCTTAAG GTTCATATGGGAACTCACATGTGGAACAATGCACCGGCCAGGAGAGGTCGTAGGCTGTCGGTGGAGAACCCCATGGCCCTGCTAGGTGGAGAGGCGATGAAGTTTGGAGAGATGTTTCAGAAGGACCTAGCAGCTCGAGCAATGAATGTAGACCCTGGATTTTGGAACCGGTACGCGACAGCTATCACCAACAGCCTGGCCATGAAGAACAATGAGATCTCAGTGATTCAGAATAGAGGCATCTCTCAGCTTCACCCTATGACTGCAGGCATGGACAGAGTGAGCACCGCAGGAAGTCCAATAACGAGCCTAAACAAGACTGGCATGGACCTGGGAAATAACAGGCATTTTTCTATGCTGATTGATGACAGTAAAGAAATTGGAATCAATTGA